In the genome of Natronorubrum sediminis, one region contains:
- a CDS encoding NINE protein: MAYCTTCGAELRDEAEVCPNCGVGQAPGAKAADRNHADGEKYCVECGELIHERAEICPECGVRQPSYGQTAGSHDSDKIVAGILALLLGSLGAHKFYQGHILYGVLYLCFFWTGIPGLLGIIEGILMLVADDDVYAEKYADGSILGAL, from the coding sequence ATGGCATACTGTACAACCTGTGGGGCGGAACTCAGAGATGAGGCCGAGGTGTGTCCCAATTGTGGGGTTGGGCAAGCGCCGGGGGCGAAGGCGGCCGACCGAAACCACGCCGACGGCGAAAAATATTGTGTCGAGTGCGGCGAATTGATCCACGAACGGGCCGAAATCTGTCCCGAGTGTGGGGTCCGTCAGCCCTCTTACGGGCAGACAGCAGGCTCGCACGACTCGGATAAGATCGTAGCCGGAATTCTCGCACTGTTACTCGGATCCCTCGGAGCACACAAGTTCTATCAGGGGCACATCCTGTACGGCGTCCTCTACCTGTGTTTCTTCTGGACAGGCATTCCGGGCCTTCTCGGCATCATCGAAGGCATACTCATGCTGGTCGCAGACGACGACGTCTACGCCGAAAAGTACGCTGACGGAAGCATCCTCGGTGCGCTGTAA
- a CDS encoding class I SAM-dependent methyltransferase: protein MNDLEVADYFDANTNAYRNERTVDAVESWPLVDERLEDAASEGDRLLEIGCGDGLFLEYVLEHTDIEEGYGMDISAEMLPDDERYRGRYLQASATKLPLPFAPESFDFVVMGDVLHHLVGPTRADSKRRAQIALLEATTLLKEGGHLIVKDIYYESPVGPKTLTSQGIFYGLKHATRLAEAVDEEVVPGLLVSFYTRGEFHEMVRQAGTTIVQEEVDVKEQSTLSRRVLVGESACIRLYARKNRRNVIDNERSENVDRP from the coding sequence ATGAACGATCTCGAGGTCGCTGACTACTTCGACGCGAATACGAACGCGTACCGGAACGAACGGACCGTGGACGCGGTCGAATCCTGGCCGCTCGTCGACGAACGTCTCGAGGACGCGGCGAGTGAGGGTGACCGACTGCTCGAGATCGGCTGCGGAGACGGGCTGTTTCTCGAGTACGTCCTCGAGCACACGGACATCGAGGAGGGGTACGGAATGGACATCTCGGCCGAAATGCTGCCCGACGACGAGCGATACCGCGGGCGGTATCTGCAGGCCTCGGCGACGAAACTGCCGTTGCCGTTCGCGCCCGAATCGTTCGACTTCGTCGTCATGGGTGATGTCCTCCACCATCTCGTCGGACCGACTCGAGCGGACTCTAAACGACGGGCGCAGATAGCGTTGCTCGAGGCGACGACGCTGTTGAAAGAGGGCGGCCACCTGATCGTCAAAGACATCTACTACGAGAGCCCGGTGGGGCCGAAGACGCTCACCTCACAGGGTATCTTCTACGGGCTGAAACACGCCACGAGGCTCGCCGAAGCGGTCGACGAAGAGGTTGTACCCGGCCTGCTGGTATCGTTTTACACGCGCGGAGAGTTCCACGAGATGGTCCGACAGGCCGGCACGACGATCGTCCAAGAAGAAGTCGACGTCAAAGAACAGTCCACTCTCTCGAGACGGGTATTGGTCGGCGAATCCGCGTGTATCCGGTTGTACGCCCGGAAAAACCGGCGGAACGTAATTGACAACGAGCGTTCCGAGAACGTAGACCGCCCGTAG
- a CDS encoding DUF2085 domain-containing protein, which produces MKIDLAELRRGVASMGPYVLSHHLLSERHRCYSPTVFGRRVDLCSRCLGIYPGILLGLYVANAGHFGANSLLVVAVFPLPALLDWTLTTYTKRRGYNVVRTATGFLLGYGYGLGLVRLFLKADSRVFGVGIAYAVVAGMLLYVGKINN; this is translated from the coding sequence ATGAAAATCGATCTCGCGGAACTTCGGAGGGGAGTGGCTTCGATGGGGCCGTACGTCCTTTCCCATCACCTGCTCTCCGAGCGCCACCGGTGCTATTCGCCGACCGTCTTCGGCCGTCGGGTCGATCTCTGTTCCCGGTGTCTCGGCATCTATCCGGGCATCTTACTGGGCCTGTACGTCGCCAATGCGGGCCATTTTGGTGCGAACAGTCTGCTCGTCGTCGCGGTGTTCCCCCTTCCCGCCCTCCTCGATTGGACCCTCACGACGTATACGAAGCGTCGGGGGTACAACGTCGTCCGCACGGCGACCGGGTTCTTGCTCGGGTACGGGTACGGTCTCGGACTCGTGCGCTTGTTCCTCAAGGCCGATAGTCGCGTCTTCGGCGTGGGGATCGCGTACGCGGTAGTCGCCGGGATGTTACTGTACGTCGGTAAAATCAACAACTGA
- a CDS encoding sensor histidine kinase: MAFVTRYVSPTSGRGVILFLGLTYATLSLVWASLRLSSGEPYSNVAVIILLTGGPAFVLLYGGFQLVHADLDSDLYPLIGGWTLGAVGVMFVLLSLYHFQPADSLRNPYREILVLTALSSVAGLGVGMYDARAKASARELTQRNEDLQRLQAQLEASNERLEQFAYAVSHDLEEPLRMITSYLSLLERRYADELDDDADEFIDYAVDGAERMKEMIDGLLEYSRIETRGESFESVDLDALLADVQQNLELQIDDSDAEITSDALPRVAGDPRQLRQVFQNLLSNALEYSGDDPPRVHVGATRTNSRWQVFVRDEGIGIPPEQQDRVFEVFQRLHSHEEHAGTGIGLALCRRIVERHGGTIWIDSEPGVGTTFTFTLPPAQAPSKPAR; encoded by the coding sequence ATGGCGTTCGTGACTCGGTACGTCTCCCCAACCAGTGGCAGAGGGGTCATCCTCTTTCTCGGCCTTACGTACGCAACGCTCTCGCTCGTCTGGGCGAGTTTGCGGTTGTCCAGCGGCGAACCGTACTCGAACGTCGCCGTCATCATCTTACTCACCGGCGGCCCGGCCTTCGTTCTCCTCTATGGTGGGTTCCAGTTGGTACACGCCGATCTCGATTCCGACCTGTATCCGCTGATCGGCGGCTGGACCCTCGGTGCCGTCGGGGTAATGTTCGTTCTGTTGAGTCTCTACCACTTTCAGCCCGCTGACAGTCTGCGCAACCCGTACCGCGAGATCCTCGTCCTCACTGCCCTCAGTAGCGTCGCGGGGCTGGGCGTCGGTATGTACGACGCCCGAGCCAAGGCGAGTGCCCGCGAGCTCACACAGCGCAACGAGGACTTACAACGCCTCCAGGCCCAACTCGAGGCGTCGAACGAACGCCTCGAGCAGTTCGCCTACGCCGTCTCACACGACCTCGAGGAGCCACTGCGGATGATCACGAGTTACCTCTCACTTCTGGAACGTCGCTACGCGGACGAACTGGACGACGACGCCGACGAATTCATCGACTACGCCGTCGACGGCGCAGAGCGAATGAAAGAGATGATCGACGGCCTCCTCGAGTACTCTCGAATCGAGACGCGAGGCGAGTCCTTCGAATCGGTCGACCTCGATGCACTCCTCGCGGACGTCCAGCAAAACCTCGAATTACAGATCGACGACAGCGACGCGGAGATTACCAGCGACGCGTTACCTCGAGTCGCGGGCGACCCACGCCAACTCCGACAGGTGTTCCAAAACTTGCTCAGCAACGCGCTCGAGTACAGCGGCGACGACCCCCCTCGCGTGCACGTCGGGGCGACGCGAACGAACTCGAGGTGGCAGGTATTCGTCCGGGACGAGGGTATCGGTATTCCACCCGAGCAACAAGATCGCGTCTTCGAGGTGTTCCAACGTCTCCACAGTCACGAAGAACACGCTGGGACGGGGATTGGACTCGCGTTGTGCCGACGGATCGTCGAGCGCCACGGCGGGACCATCTGGATCGATTCCGAACCCGGCGTGGGTACGACCTTTACGTTCACCCTTCCCCCAGCCCAAGCACCCTCGAAACCAGCGCGATGA
- a CDS encoding DUF7282 domain-containing protein, producing the protein MTSNERLRRQVLKYGSVVPLSLIAAGCISREETSETESESFSLVANDQTGDGETVVVESVTAEKDYFLHAHYDDETSSSDTFEAGTTQEDVQIDLDPVIEEDREVRIGIHAEEDGEQFTGNTTRDIEYIVE; encoded by the coding sequence GTGACCTCGAACGAACGTCTTCGGAGACAGGTTCTGAAGTACGGAAGTGTCGTACCGCTGTCTCTTATAGCAGCCGGCTGTATTAGTAGAGAAGAGACCTCCGAGACGGAATCGGAGTCGTTCTCGCTGGTCGCAAACGACCAGACCGGAGACGGTGAAACCGTCGTCGTCGAATCGGTCACCGCCGAGAAGGACTACTTCCTCCACGCACACTACGACGACGAGACATCCTCGTCGGACACGTTCGAAGCCGGAACGACACAAGAGGACGTCCAGATCGATCTCGATCCGGTAATCGAGGAAGACAGGGAGGTCCGAATCGGCATCCACGCCGAGGAAGATGGAGAACAGTTTACCGGGAATACAACTCGAGACATCGAGTACATAGTCGAGTAG
- a CDS encoding OsmC family protein — protein sequence MTTDDHQTTMDRTGEVEHGLDAGDFQEFIEWFEANPDDGMLEFRASGDTEAVANRTTATIGDWALGGDEMGDEREHVLEFGLPPELEAAMGYLEPTDRYEAIEGALAGLTACINGTIVWNAIREGIDVEDVTTTVRAPVDLSMLFGIHDTDRADEMYGELEIDVEVTGDLTPEEQSAVRDYPKRSPVYTLVTLEQPNRPRVEFQTAA from the coding sequence ATGACGACAGACGACCACCAAACCACGATGGATCGAACCGGCGAGGTCGAACACGGCCTCGACGCCGGCGACTTCCAGGAATTCATCGAGTGGTTCGAGGCGAACCCGGACGACGGCATGCTCGAGTTCCGCGCCTCGGGCGACACCGAAGCGGTGGCGAACCGCACGACGGCGACAATCGGCGACTGGGCGCTCGGCGGTGACGAGATGGGTGACGAACGCGAACACGTCCTCGAGTTCGGTCTCCCACCGGAACTCGAGGCGGCGATGGGCTACCTCGAGCCGACGGACCGCTACGAGGCGATCGAAGGTGCACTCGCGGGGCTCACCGCGTGCATCAACGGCACGATCGTCTGGAACGCGATCCGTGAGGGGATCGACGTCGAGGACGTGACGACGACCGTTCGCGCGCCGGTCGATCTCAGCATGCTGTTCGGTATCCACGACACGGACCGGGCGGACGAGATGTACGGCGAACTCGAGATCGACGTCGAAGTGACCGGCGACCTGACCCCCGAGGAGCAATCGGCCGTGCGCGACTACCCGAAGCGCTCGCCAGTCTACACGCTCGTGACGCTCGAGCAGCCCAACAGGCCTCGAGTGGAGTTCCAGACAGCAGCGTGA